A region of the Rhizobium binae genome:
CTGCCCGGCGAGGGGGCTCGCGGCTATCTTGCGGGCGATCGATTCAGGCGTGAACTGATCCTTCGAGATCGGACCGATGATGCCGAGCCCGTTGCGCGAGGGGATGAGATAGATCGGGGTGGCCCCCGTCATGATCAGGGAATGCAGGATGGACTTGTGGCAGTTGCGGTCGCAGAGCACGAGATCGCCGCGCCCGATCATGCCATGCCAGACGATCTTGTTGGCGGTCGAGGTGCCGCCGACCACAAAAAGGGTTTCATCCGTGCCGAAGATGCGGGCGGCATTGCGTTCGCCCTCGGCGATCGGCCCGACGTGATCCAGAAGCGAACCGACGCTGCCGACCGATACGGAGATATCGGACCGCAGCGTGTTTTCGCCGAAGAACGTATAGAAGAGCTGGCCGACCGGGCTCTTGCGGAACGCGACACCGCCGCCGTGGCCAGGCGTGTGCCAGGAATAGGCGCCCTCCAGCGTGTAGTCCATCAGCGCCTTGAACATCGGCGGCGGCAGCCGGTCGAGATAGTTGCGGGCGGCCTGCGCAATGGCGCGCGCCATGAATTCCGCCGTATCCTCGAACAGCCGGAAGAAGGCATTGGCGTGGCGCAGCACCGACGCCGGCACGTCTTCGGCGGTCGTATCGTCGCCGAAGAGGAAAATCGGTAGGCGATCGTTCCTTTGCCGCTTTGCGGCCAGAACCTCCCCCAGCAGTTGCCAGCGCGTGGCCTTGTCCTCGGCTCCGTCGACGGACACCAGCCAGCAGGATTCGGTGTTGAAGATATGCACGAGGCGCCGCGCATCCTCGTAGGAAACGCCGGAGACGATCCGGAAACCTTCCTTCTCGATTGCGGCCGCCAGATTGCGCATGCCACGGCCGGCAGCGCTTTTGCCATCAAAATCCTCGTCGATAACGGCTATGGGAAATGCCATCTGGAATTCCATGCGTTCCTCCAGGAATCGAGGGACAGGCCGTGGCCGATCTGCAGCGACGCGCAGCTCAACTGGAGGGATCGTACAGGACGGGTGATGTTGCGTCGTTGATTGCAATCAATGTCGGGCGAAGCATTTCGATGTCAGCGGGAATGCAGACGACGGCTTATTCCGCCCATTCCGCATCGGCCGTGAAGGCGATCGTCAGCCAGCGATTGGCGCTCTCATCTCCGATCGCATCGCCTATCTCGTCTCTGAGCGCGTCCCATTCCTCCACGGTCTTTGCCGGAAGTCCTTCCGGCACGATGAAGTAGAGCTCGATCTGCATTGCCCGGCCGACCCGGGCGACATAGGCGCGATGCGAGAGGAAGCCGAGGCGTCGAACCGTTTCCGAAGCGATGCGATCGACATGTTCCTGGAGGTCGGCCGGCGCGATCAGCAGGATCTCGGTGAGCGCCTTCCAGACGGTGCCGATCGGAAGCGGGATCATGACCAGGCAGACCAGCGCCAGAACCGCGGGGTCCATATAAGCGGCAACCCATGCGGCCGGCGTCGCCTGCACCGCCATGCCGATCAGAAACGCAATCAGCAGGGCAAGCGCGATGCCGCCCGACATGATCCAGGCTTTGACGTCGAGCGAGATGAAATCGGATTTGATGCGGGCGTTCAGCCGGACGCCGAGGAAGGCCATTACGGCGCAGACGAGCAGGGTCGCCGCGGAATAAGCGATCGCCATGCCGAATTGCAATTCATGGCCGCCGTTCAGGATGCTGATGATCGCGCTGATCAGCGCATAGACGGCGACGGTCATCAGCAGGCAGCCGTTGAGCATCAGCACGATCGGCTCCAGATGCCAGAAGCCCATGGTAAAGCGATTTCGGATTCTGCCCGACTGGGCGTCGCGCTGTGTCGATTTTATGATCAGGCTGGAAACCCAGAGTGCCAATCCGGTCATCGCCGCATCGGCCAGCGAATAAACGCCGTCGAAAGCGATGGAGAACGATCCGGAAAGAATGCCGAAAACCACGCCGAGCGCAGCGACAAC
Encoded here:
- a CDS encoding cation diffusion facilitator family transporter; this translates as MILGEQGFLRISIAATVVVAALGVVFGILSGSFSIAFDGVYSLADAAMTGLALWVSSLIIKSTQRDAQSGRIRNRFTMGFWHLEPIVLMLNGCLLMTVAVYALISAIISILNGGHELQFGMAIAYSAATLLVCAVMAFLGVRLNARIKSDFISLDVKAWIMSGGIALALLIAFLIGMAVQATPAAWVAAYMDPAVLALVCLVMIPLPIGTVWKALTEILLIAPADLQEHVDRIASETVRRLGFLSHRAYVARVGRAMQIELYFIVPEGLPAKTVEEWDALRDEIGDAIGDESANRWLTIAFTADAEWAE